The following are encoded together in the Paraburkholderia sp. BL10I2N1 genome:
- a CDS encoding TetR/AcrR family transcriptional regulator, whose product MDTTSTIREQILDHAITLIMLRGYNGFSYRDLSELVGVKTSSIHYYYPSKDDLVLEAVNEYSSEVLNTVKAIDAALPADAKLSKYTKLFGRTLGDGNQICLCGMLAADIESLPDNIRHAIQAFFKANESWLAKVLAQGAQERTLTVNGKPENAARALFAAYQGSVLASRLFKTKGRLEDIEGTLKVVR is encoded by the coding sequence ATGGACACGACATCAACAATACGCGAGCAGATTCTCGACCACGCGATCACGCTGATCATGCTCCGCGGTTACAACGGCTTTAGCTACCGCGATCTGTCGGAACTGGTCGGCGTGAAGACGTCAAGTATCCACTACTACTACCCGTCGAAGGACGATCTGGTACTTGAAGCGGTCAATGAGTACAGCAGCGAAGTACTCAATACCGTCAAGGCGATCGACGCTGCGTTGCCGGCCGATGCGAAGCTCAGCAAGTACACGAAGTTGTTTGGCAGAACCCTGGGGGACGGCAATCAGATTTGTCTGTGCGGCATGCTCGCAGCCGACATCGAATCGCTGCCGGACAACATCCGGCATGCGATACAGGCTTTTTTCAAGGCCAACGAAAGCTGGCTGGCGAAAGTGCTCGCGCAAGGTGCACAGGAGCGTACGCTGACGGTCAACGGCAAACCCGAAAATGCCGCGCGTGCGCTCTTCGCGGCTTATCAGGGCAGTGTGCTGGCAAGCCGGTTGTTCAAGACGAAGGGCCGGCTCGAAGATATCGAGGGCACCTTGAAAGTAGTGCGGTAA